The DNA window aattggaatttaagaattaaattttatttttacatactttttaagttaattttacttaCTATATATTCgcatattaaaagttttctttGAAAGGTGTTAACATGatacacataaataaaaacaatttttttactttatattttttaatattgtgtttctCGTTACATTTGTCTCTTCACATATCGATGTAAATcactctaatttttaattatttgggTATCACAAAAATCTGATGaagatataaaatgtgtttaaataaggtggaaatataattaaatacaaaatatttggctaaattgattattaattatatttatagcaCATAAAGATTGTTCGATAGCTATAGTTTTTGGATAACTGCTGTTACAGTTTGCATAGCCACACTCTTAGCTAAAATCGCTTTTGTTACggtgcaaaattaatttgtactaCCGGGATTATTGCGAGAcctgttattttttaagtagtcTATCTTCACAATATGTAGTTTCTTTAGTACTCTTTTCATGGTCTTtatcaaacaattttacaGTTGCTTGATTCAGCCCACAAAAAGGTTTAAAGCCACAGGCTTTTAAAGCCTCCAGGGAAGAATCGCCGATCAAGGCAGAAAAGTGAACGCTCTTTTCGTCCCTGCTTTCGCTTCTCTTGACAATGATCCAATCCCTGGCAACTAAACCCGCGTTTTGTTTGTCAAGGAGTTTGATAATCTCCTCGATAGTCAAATCCAACTCCTCTATATGCACTACCACCCAATGGCGTTTAGGCAGCTCATCAGCTGGTAATACATGCAAAGAAGTgttctctatttttatttcagtggAGAGGTTTTTCAGCCAGTCTACCGACGGTTTGTTGgcgcaattaaatataactacGCCGTCTCTTTCCCTAGTATTGATAAAGGTAGGGACCAACGCATCCTCCGGAAGTTCGAGGATACGTTCTCTGATCAATTTCTTGACCACACGCACCTCATCGGCACCCAGTTTTCTGTCAGGATAGCCTTCTAGAACAAAGGCTATTTTGGTTATTTCCGCCCGAGTACACGGCGGCTCTTGGTCGGGTGTCTTGGGCCTCTCGCTTAGATGATTGCTCGGCGAATTGAGAGCATCACATTGGAAGTATCGAATTGGAGTATCATCTTTCGGTTTGTTAATACGCGTGTTAATTGTAGCATACTCCTTATTCTTCGATCTCGAGATAACGCGGGTGGGAGGGAGCTTTCGGGTTCTTACAGGTAATTCTCCCCTTTGCATTAGTTTTTTGTAACGTCGTCTAGCAGCACCGCTGTAGCGAACTCTGGTCCTGATTGAACCAGATTCCGCCGTTACGGGCTTCTGTGATTGTACGTTCCCTACGGGAACCAAGAGTTTATCtatgtttacatttatatttttaggtTCCATATTGATCCCACGAGAACCGCGGTCGGGCGATCTCACCCGGGTAGAGCCGCGAATACCCGGGGCTTGGCTCGTACTCCCGGAGGGCGCCCGGTATCCGGAAGGCACCGTTCACGACGCAGCTCCCCCTGCGCCATGCAGCCGTCGGCACGGTAGCTTACACCTTGGCTTGGGGGGTTCCTCTTTGTTGGTTACACTCAATTACACCCCTGAGCGGATGCCCTTGAATGTAACCGTAAGCCCCTCCACCACTTCAAGGTGGGAACCCGTTCGGGGGGAAAACGACGAATTAAgtgattatacatatacatataatcacacacacacacacacacgcgcgcgcgcgcgcgcgcgcaatcatgatttgaatattttaaaattacattgacagtttataataaaaaagataactcaattataaattataaattttaaagaaatataattaatgattgaTAATTGAATgggttattttattaattaataagatatttaaaagatttaataaagtaactttattaatgaattaataaaaataaatctctaaattaatatatattaattggcACTTTATCTGCACGATTTTATTGTTGTTGTTCACACATGGCCAATTgcctaataaaattttgatgattttTGCTTTACcgagaaattattttgtttgaaattatCTTTCTACGGTTTCTAGTTCCTTGAGAAATGTTCTGCACTTATCCCTGAGTACTTTAACGGCTTCCATAAATAACACGGCTGGTGATAATGTTCCTACAGATTCTATGGTAACTagaaaaacaagaataataaaatggtgAATATGtttctttgtatataattttgttataataaaaatacaaatataatttaaacatatataagtttccagctgtttatatgtatataagcaatattttaaatatcttatactCAAGTAGAAAATGAATTCATATGATTTAACGACTATCACTTAAGTTTTAATTGATTCTtgctttttcaatttcttttttttgtacttacaaataaaatgatcTTGTATCCGACTTAGTTCCACACAATTCTTTAGTTGATCGTAACGATAGACGTTTCTGGAACAACTGTCGTAGCGAGCATTTTTAACGCGTGCCTCACGGTACTTCTGACCAATGTTTGTTTCTTGTTCTATTACTTCTATCACACCAGGGCTGAAACAACTCTGCAGAAGATCCGcatctttatctctcacgggTTTGGTTAGTCGAATAACTGGCAAGAGGCGATATGATGCAGTGgctaaacatatttttattatacaacattaatacaattaaaacaaatatcttCACTACTTAAATATCTAACAAATATCATATTTGTCTGTTgaatttataagatatatttgtaCCAAAATACAAGTTGCAATAAATCTTTTGTTTGCGAAACTCTTACGTACCAACGGGAGAAAATTTTGCGTGATCTTTACCGACACCTTTGATTGCATGCATAAATACATGAATCTCATGACCAGGAcgcattttacatattaatatgtcATTTTCTAGAACACCAAACTGTTCTGCTCCACATGGAAACATTTCTGCTTGCCTACCTATTGGTACCCATTTAATGTCCTTACTGtaaactgtaaaattaatgaCGCATgtcatgtattttatttaatattgttatatcaAAGATATAAGAATAGtatttaagaaaagtaaagaaatattagataataacctgtttaaaaaaattttatttacatattcattataaaatgtaatgttgAACAATACTGAATTGGCTAGTAATTACTACTTATTTCAAGTATTAAAAGCATTAGTACTTTTTAGTTTAatgttcttatttttaatgttcaaaataaataataattactggccaatttaataccagccaatataattttattgcgattaggaaatgaaataatataggTCAATgttattaacttaattttaatagaaaatttaaagataaatctaGTCAAGTACCTTtgctatttttatacatatccTCTGGAAGATGAGAGTTTTTTGGCGCTTGTGGATTTGCAGTACAGGTAACCTTCAATTCGTATCTCAGAGTATCTTGATCACTGACTACATCATCCGGTCTTTCTTTGTTCGGAGGATATTCGAATAATCTAGCATCTGCGCGAAGAGGTATAAGGCCCAATCTTgaaaatacaatacaatattaattattatacatatataggaaatttttataagatgaaaattgaaaaaacttattcaatgtttatttatcttaCCTATGTGCAAGTACCTCATCTTGGAGCAAGCTAGTATTATTTACGACATAAACCTTTTCAATAGCCATGCTTGGTACTTCACTCAAAAGTATCCTACGAAATGCATTAGCTAACGAAGTATGGCAGccaattatatcaaattctaTTTCTCTATCTTGTTCTTGTATTATGTTTATCTTTAggttctaaaattaaaaaaaaatttaaaaaaacttttatttacgtATATCAGTATATGTATTAACGCAAGATATATTATTCTCTTTACAACATATtacctttataatttttgtcaacGTTATTGACTTGTCTGATGTATCATATGTATATTCTTCAAActgttaaaacaaatttaggtatattaatttatatatatatatatattgcataaagAGAGTAAAATGCTTTTAGTGATTCCAAACAAACTTACATTTTCATGCTCTTTCATAATCCATCGTGGCTCTTGTTTTTTCTccattgtttaattatatactcttattatatgtatctCTGACAACTGTAatgatttgtaatattttttcaccAAACTatctagtaatttttttatacttgacaTTTTTGACCTGCAattgctctctctcttttcaatAAACTTCAATGATTGTAAAGattcttttattgaaaattctttgttaaaatagaatattccTAAAGAATCAAGtaacatttgaaaatattaacaaagatGGGTGATTCTGACCAAattcagatttaattaatgattaaactGTATCTATTTAggattttaattcttttttatttaacagataaaaagaacaaattagATTAGAGCAGCAAATTTAATAGGAAACAAGCCTGTACAAATTTAATGGACAATGGACTTAGTTGATTCATTTTAAAGCTTACTATTTCGTAGCTCACGTCAAATTGACACAGaagtacatttataattttaaattttcatacagTATGCAAGGAAAGTAAAGtagatatcattttttatagtcTTTGAGACGAGCAATCCAATGGTGCCAGTTAAAATTGTGTCACATAAtggaaatacattaaaaaaatgagtttAAATTGGGGAAAGACAGGTGACATTGCAGATAGGTCGCTATGCTGTACATAATAAtggtatatacatatgtgcaatatatattttgttattaaaagtatataataaaatttatcttataaaatgttatatttaatagcaaaaataacaacaaattgGATTTTTTGTGGATAAGAAAAACTGTCCTTGGACATATTCGTGTAATAATCTCTCGATCATTATGTTTGATATTTCCCAATAAAtatagcatttttaaacaaaatgttcTATCTTTTTAACTCTCATAATATcagattttttgatattacatatattttacttaaatttttgaaaaactatacatgttacaaaaattgtactttattaaaacatataacgcactttttttaaataaagtcaatttttttagactgtagaataaaaaagattatttcaaaGTGTACATTTCTAAATAGTCTCTAATCCCATCGTATTATGAAGGTTAATGCGGGGTCTACAATGGCAGtaggagtaatggagtaaggagtaagagtaacaattgaccaattaaaaaccgggagtaaacgaaatgggcaaatctcatttcatatttcttacttcttattcctactccattacttctgctgccattgtagaccctgcataatattataacatgtaTCAGACTGTGTAAAGTACATATTGTAACCCATCATTCTCGTAAATGGTTGCAAAAACAAAACTTCATAATATCCTTCTTTGCCGGTTGATTTCATCGTCGATTAGGTTAACCGAAATTCagtcaaaaattgaaaattcttttgaGCCTTCAAGGGAGTAATACAGAAACTGAGTGTTATaggaacaaaaattaaactttcacGGCATCTTCAGCACGTGTATGAAAACTGATAGTCCAAAAACTATGAAATTAtccattgaaaaatattactgaaTTTCCGTGCAACTCGATCTTGCTATTCTCTACGTTGCTTCGTCCGACGTTAAGCTTTGTGAAGAACAGAACGGTACACTTTCGGAATAAATGTGTCTTACCTGGAAAATACTTTATACTCTCAAATCGGAATGAGAATGACCATGTGCTGATTCAATCAAGCGTCTTCGTTTTTCGTTATGCCGCcatgaaagaaaaactctGCACTTACACTGACGCGGTGTAGCTGTAGAACTTTTCTTTAAACAGAATGGCGCTAGCaacattattcttttttgcGCATGCGCGacgtttcaaataaataactttaaatactaaaataattaaaaaaagaattattagagGAGAATGGACTatgatttttcataatttattagcatattgtattaat is part of the Monomorium pharaonis isolate MP-MQ-018 chromosome 2, ASM1337386v2, whole genome shotgun sequence genome and encodes:
- the LOC105840712 gene encoding DNA-directed RNA polymerases I and III subunit RPAC1 — translated: MEKKQEPRWIMKEHENFEEYTYDTSDKSITLTKIIKNLKINIIQEQDREIEFDIIGCHTSLANAFRRILLSEVPSMAIEKVYVVNNTSLLQDEVLAHRLGLIPLRADARLFEYPPNKERPDDVVSDQDTLRYELKVTCTANPQAPKNSHLPEDMYKNSKVYSKDIKWVPIGRQAEMFPCGAEQFGVLENDILICKMRPGHEIHVFMHAIKGVGKDHAKFSPVATASYRLLPVIRLTKPVRDKDADLLQSCFSPGVIEVIEQETNIGQKYREARVKNARYDSCSRNVYRYDQLKNCVELSRIQDHFIFTIESVGTLSPAVLFMEAVKVLRDKCRTFLKELETVER